The Cannabis sativa cultivar Pink pepper isolate KNU-18-1 chromosome 8, ASM2916894v1, whole genome shotgun sequence genomic interval atttccagccatgatgagtggtgttctttgaagtgaataGAGTCTTACAGtcgattcccacagacggcgccaaatgttgtcgagtgaatttcgcaacaccaaaaagtgtaatttaattgataaaaaagagaattatttgagaaaagacaagtgcgagtattcaacctaaaatggcgagtactcgactgggaatgcaagaacaaacaaCCAGGCCGGAAAAAGTAAACAAGAcgatgaattatagtggttcagtcagatttcgttctgcttagtccactgtagcaagggattcgtaggtgcattttcatggtggatcacccctttatatacaaagtaggtgtccaatcggttacatgaggatcacattcattgttaatccattatttacacattgaattgcaataactaAGCtcaacaacgttaacattaataaatgtgtgacagttaCTAAATTTATCAAcatatgcgtcttccgcatctgcgagttgaccgttcatgttccgtttgttgagctcgcaggatcgccagtacgtatggaacgtctgcgtcctttaggtaatcgccctttgtagacgtcgcatgttggagctagtaaagtctggacatgcgaacttatattggcctgtcagggctattgggtcgttgggaccaagcTGCACCATAGGGGATTGGTCTCTATACTTGTCGCGGAgatatagaggggacactcgcacatgttctgacatatgcgagttgtATCTACCCTGTATGATGAGAATTATGGTTATGCGGTGTGACTTAAGTCACACTTACAGTATCTCGCTGTTTTTATCCTGAGCGAgatctaaacttcgagaaatctctcatggacattcagccttcattgaaaatctgaatacacgtgtcctttaaagaggagtctggtctcgagtttctaagtgagagaaatctcactataacaagttattttgattttataacatgatttatatatatagttatattaaaaaaaaaataagattaaatTTCTAGATATCGAAAATACGAAAATAGTGTATGGTACTTATTTTGGGGTGAAATATGAAATTTCTCTAACTTTTATATGGTGTGTGACACTGTATGTGTAACGTTTGGTCCATTGAGATCACATCAATATAGTAGTGTGTCTGGGCTTTTTGTTGTGTCAGTTGCAACCACCTCCCCTATACAGACAATTTATACTCAGCCAGCCCCACTAAACCCAACcaatcaaaatatttatttataaaaagacCGAAGAGAAGAAAGCTTAAGTACAATTCTTATATATAGAATGAGAGAGATAGAGgtccacatatatatattgctaCATTATTATATAGGGTACCACAAATATAACTGCCTTGAATACTGTACTGAGTGTGTAGACTAAgtaataaaaatcaaaattatgtGTAATAATTATAGCAAAATTATTCGAGCTAGTCAATTTATATAGCATAGAAAGTTCTATCTAACAATATTTTATgaagaataatttttaatttgttataaaaaaaagtcAGTCTCAATTTGagtcaattataaataaaaataatttctaaattataattaattttatatattttttaagtctcgtattaacaaaatatacttttatataaaaataattatatttaaataaaatatatacatattttataaatttctttacgtaaaattaataattttattctaacttgtaatacatatataaatattatatttatttaaaaataattctattatgatatgttattattgttacattgatattttttggtgttttgaattttttctagtgtaactctatttagttataatctcataattagaatataattttcttaatttcaagtgtattcttgaataAAGGTTCTActgtaatttaatttatatatgataCTCATGATAATCACAAAATATTTATGGTGTAAGGCTACTAACTGTATGTACAaacattaattacaattttttattataatttttttagttaatttttatacTCAAAATTATatgttgaaataatttttttcatagcggtattttttataataataatattattcttataaattttaaaaaaaaattaaatagtctACAGTACTGAAAATAGAATTTCCGATATTCTATTTTACACTGTGTTAAAAAACTCTAAAcctattttctatattgtaaaatatttaaaaatttatagacATGATATTGTAAGTATAACAAATATTgttgtaaaaaatatttttaaaaaaatattttaatttatattcttaaacacaaaaattaactaaaaatttataataataaaaaaaagagatagctacttaatatatatataataatttttttaaaaaaaaatatatgtatgtatacatatataaatgaaCCCAAATTTGGGTTGATGGTGAATTATTGAAAAGGGTAggaatttggattttttttttaatgttatatACATGTCTATGTCTGTGTGTGAGAATGGGGACCTTGATGGCTCTTCGAAAGTGACCTATtgatattaatatagattagatTCCTATTTGTAACATAGTAATCTAATCACTTTCACCGGCAACATTGCAACATCAATTATTGCCATTTTGGGACCccattatataaatttatatattgatACATAAATATATGTGTGCATTAGTGGGTCCATCTGAAGCCATGTGGTACAACAaggcatctaattttctcacaCTATATAACTACAAATATTAATTACTCAATTTTCCATTCTCATACCTGATCTTATTTCTttagatttaaatttaaataaataagagaaatttttacactaaaaatctaaaatgataaatttattaCATTAATACCTATACACGGCTAAACCAACTTTTTTACAcatcttttatattttattactattttaccaCATGCACACACAATTCAACATTTTTTGACACGtgattgattgattgatgcATTACATCAATCACTCTATACAtcatttctctcttttttctcttctttttccttttattttctatttctttttcagttttttttttttaaaaaaaataataaccttCATAGCTAACACTTCCCTCTTCACAATCACAACTCCATTTTCactcttctttttgttcttcaatttttttttcaactcccatcaaccgttttctctctttttatttttctcttaatatataaatatggttGTAACTTATTCTTCATCAACTCCTTcccttgttcaaaaaaaaatttctaaaatggAGTTGAAATCTTTAGCTAATAGAAACAAGGGTAAACGACATGTTGTTGAGGATGATGACTCTAATTTTGCTCCATTGTCGAAACGTGGGCGAGCTCTTCCAAAGAAGAAATCAAAGGTGGCAGCCCATGAAAAAATTCCTCAAGATGATgctaaaaaaaatgatcaagaTGGAGTTGGTCTTCAGTATAAGgtttgattttagtt includes:
- the LOC133030298 gene encoding uncharacterized protein LOC133030298; translation: MVVTYSSSTPSLVQKKISKMELKSLANRNKGKRHVVEDDDSNFAPLSKRGRALPKKKSKVAAHEKIPQDDAKKNDQDGVGLQYKLFCGFETIKVCQLHCSLRAAKGLVHVVFL